The following coding sequences are from one Candidatus Bathyarchaeota archaeon window:
- a CDS encoding ECF transporter S component has product MSTRKEPISLVVAQSAMCAVLYAMGAYLTSYISSPWGFGQFRPAVVIPAVFSTLFGPVVGGVGAAIGTLIADSVKHGQIYIRSLVSAVPGNFIGFYIFGMLVKRFSWRNFIKATQVSLLIGNFIVAFLYVYFRAFVEASLPVALRDVWIYVSLGLVAWWYVTMLPFVLLLGPPLIRAAYSAFPTFFSERLSSVPIQEVGGRFSVAMLLPGIIMASIGVGMILTDPNWLIRLKVVSDQVMLMGMGIMFLVGGSILILIGLILAPGRAALRLRQI; this is encoded by the coding sequence TTGTCAACTAGGAAGGAACCCATATCGCTAGTCGTCGCCCAATCTGCAATGTGCGCCGTTCTATATGCGATGGGGGCATATTTGACGTCATATATATCATCACCGTGGGGCTTCGGACAATTCAGACCTGCTGTGGTAATCCCAGCAGTCTTCTCAACCCTCTTCGGGCCAGTAGTAGGCGGGGTAGGAGCGGCTATTGGAACGTTGATTGCAGATTCAGTGAAGCATGGACAGATATATATTAGAAGTCTAGTTTCAGCCGTTCCTGGAAACTTCATCGGCTTCTATATTTTTGGGATGCTCGTTAAGAGGTTCAGTTGGAGAAACTTTATAAAAGCAACCCAAGTAAGCCTCCTGATAGGAAACTTCATAGTCGCCTTCCTCTACGTCTATTTCAGAGCATTCGTCGAGGCCTCGCTTCCTGTGGCTCTCAGGGATGTTTGGATATACGTCTCGCTGGGTTTGGTAGCTTGGTGGTATGTAACCATGCTTCCTTTCGTCCTGCTTCTTGGACCTCCCCTGATAAGGGCTGCTTACTCTGCTTTCCCAACATTCTTCTCGGAGAGGTTGAGTTCAGTACCTATCCAGGAGGTTGGCGGAAGGTTCTCTGTTGCAATGTTGCTTCCAGGCATAATAATGGCGTCGATTGGGGTCGGAATGATTTTGACTGATCCTAACTGGCTCATCAGACTCAAAGTTGTATCGGACCAAGTTATGCTCATGGGCATGGGTATAATGTTCCTAGTCGGCGGCTCGATCCTAATACTCATAGGTTTGATACTAGCGCCGGGAAGGGCTGCACTCAGACTGAGGCAGATTTAA